The DNA window GCGTGATCGACCCGATCTTGATCTGGTCTCCCCACGCGACGGCGAGGTCGGCGAGCCAGTTGTCTTCGGTCTCGCCGGAACGGGCCGAGACGGTCACCATCCAGCCGGCGTCTTTCGCCAATCGGCGGGCCTCGGCGGCTTCGGTGAGGGTGCCGATCTGGTTCACCTTCAGCAGCAAGGCCGAGCAGCATCCGCCGTCGGTCGCCATGCGAATGCGCCTGGGATTGGTGCAGAGAAAGTCGTCGCCGAGCACGAGCGACGATTTGCCGATCGCGTCTTTCAGCGCCGGCCAATGGCCCCAGTCTTCCTCCGCCAATGCGTCTTCAACGCTCACGATGGGGAACTTCCGCACCCATGCGCGGACGATCTCGATCATGCCAAGGCTGTCGACCGGCTGGGCCGCGGGCACACCGCCGTGTGCCCCCGCGCCCTGCGGTGTTCTCGGGTCCGCCACGCCGACGTTGTAAAAACCGTGATCAAAGAAATGGCTCGACGCCACGTCCAGCGCGATGCCGACATCCTTCCCCGGCTCCAGCTTCGCCCGGCGGATCGACTCGACCGCGTCCGTCAGCGCATCGTCGATCGATGCGAACGGCGGGGCGAGTCCGCCTTCATCCGCCCGCAGGGGGCGGGTCTGATATCGCGACGACGTCAGGTCCGCAGCAGCGTAAAAGACCGCGAACGTGTCGGCCAGGCACTGGTCGATCGTCGCCGCCGTCGGCACGAGCAGGATGTCCTGGATCGGCATCTGCCCGCCGGCGTGTTTGCCGCCGGAGAAGAGGTTGATCGTCGGCCTCGGCAGCGTTCGCAGCGGCTGGCCGATCATGTCGGCAAAGTGCTGGTAGAGCGGCACCTTCCGCTCGGCCGCACACGCCCGCGCGAATGCCAGCGAAACCGCCAGGATCGCATTGGCACCCAGTTTCGACTTGTTGGGCGTTCCGTCGAGGTCGATCAGCAGCGTATCCAGTGAGATCTGATCGGGCAGCATTTGGCCGAGGATGGCCTTCGCGATCGGACCGTCGACGTTCGCGACCGCTTTTCGACAGCCGAGCCCGCGATATCGTGCCGGGTCGCCGTCGCGAAGTTCCAGCGCCTCGGCCGCTCCGGTGGAAGCGCCCGACGGCACCGATGCCGAGGCGACCGCGCCGCCACGCAAACCACAGGTGACGGCGACCGTCGGTCGGCCACGGCTGTCGAGGATCTCTCGGGCGACGATGCGTTCGATGATGGGCATGGTTTGCGACGGCTTCAGGTAGGGCGGGCACTGCCCGCCGAGGGAAAACGTGACTGCGTGGAGAGGATACACGGATCGCGAGTCGTTTCGCAGGGGTCGGATTGCTGTGCGACATCCATCGCTCGCGGCTAACCATTTGACTTTCGATCGATGCGACTCCAACGTGACGTCATGCCCTTCCAGATCGCCTCCGTCCGCAAGTTCTGCGCCGCCCACGCCCTCAAGCTTTACGACGGCTCGATGGAGCCCGTCCACGGTCACAACTGGCGCGTGCAGGTCCGCGTGTCGGCCGACAAACTCGACGCGATCGGCGTCGTGATGGACTTTCACGAACTCGAACACCTGATCGACCAGCTCGTCGTCCCGTGGCACAACCGGCACCTCAACGAGTGCCCGCCGTTCACGACCGAGCTCAACCCGACCGCGGAAAACGTGGCGTTCCACATCGGCCGATCGCTCAAGCTGCCATCAGGCGTGACGCTGCTGTCGGTCGAAGTGTGGGAGACGGATGAGAACTCGGCGCTCTTCGAGCTTTGATTGTTGAATGTGCATTGGTGGCGGTCAAAGGTGCAGTGGTGTCGAACTGCGCCCATCGTCTCATTGTCATCCTGAGGTACCCCGAAGGACCTGGTGTCCCAGCCGGGAAAACTTTCGAACGCCTTTCAGCGATGGAGTGCATTCCGACGCCTGATCCGTGACTCCAGTTCTACAAGGTCCTTCGGAGTACCTCAGGATGACAGTGGTGGCGGGGGCACGGCCTCGGAGGGCTCACACATCCTGCCTCATGCCAGACTTCGCGAACCCGTCCGTCAGATCGTGCTTCATCAGCTTGCCGGCAAAGTCGTACGCCGCCAGACCCGGAACGATCGTGAACGCATCGTCCACCGGCGCGTAGCCCAGGATCTCCCGGGCGTCGCTGATGTCGAGCCGGTTGAACGCGTTGTTGCTCAGCACATTGAACACGCCCCAGCGAACGTGCCTCGCCGCGATGCATCGGTCGAGCATCTGGTTCATGTCGCGCGGGCTGATCCAACTGTCGGCGATATTCGCGGCGTCTTTGTTCTCCAGAGCGCTCGCCGGCTGGAACGCGCCGATCCGCAGCGCGATCACCGACATCCCTTCCTGCTCAGCCAGGTACCGGCCGAGCGCTTCGCCGAAACACTTGCTGACGCCATACAGATCGCCGGGGTTTGGCGGCTCGGCGGTGTGGGATTGCCGGGTCGGTCCGAACCCACCGACCGCATGAATGCTCGATGCGTAAATCACCAGCCGAACGCCCGCCGACTTCGCCGCCGCCATCACGTTGTACGTGCCGACGATGTTCGCCGGCAGCAGGCTGTCCCAGGTCGCGTTGGGGCTCGGGTCGCCGGCGAGATGGATCACCGTATCGATGCCCCGGCAGGCGTCCTTCAGTCGCGGCAGGTCGCTCAGATCGGCCTCGACCACCTCGCCCAACGCGGCGTGCTTCGGGCCGAGTTCGTCGCGCTTGCCCGGCCGAATCATCAGCCGCAGGGCGTACGTCGACGTGCCGTGCTCGCAGAACGCCCGACCGATGTTGCCGGCTGAGCCGGTCACCAGCACGGACAGGCGGTCGGCAGAGCCAGGGGGAAACGGTTGGGAATGGAGCGTGAAAGACTGCGACATGGTGCGTCCACCAGTACCGCCGGCTCCGCCGAGCGCGAACCCGAATAATTCACCACGGAGTTCATCATGAAGCCGTCGGCACCCGCGAACGCTCGTCTACGCCCGCCGTCGCTCCCACCGCCACACCAGGCCGTCCTCGGGATCGACGATCTCCCCGATCTGCGTGAAGCCGCACTTGGCCAGGATGCTGGTCGAGGCGTTGTGCTCGGGCATCGTGTGGGCCCGGATCACCCGCACCTTGGGGTTGGCGAACGCGAAACCAATCGCCGCCTCGGCGGCCTCGCCGGCGTAGCCCTGACCCTGGTGAACCGGCACGATGCCGTAAGCGATCTCGACCGTGCCATTCGCATCCGGCGGGCCCTTGAACCCCACGCTGCCGATCGCCTCGTTCGAGTCACGCAGGATGATCGCAAACCCGTACTGCCACGGGTCGGCCCCGTCCGATTCCCGCAACTGATCCACGTACGATTGCGAAACATCCTCCGAGACGAAGAAGTCGCGCAGGCCCTCGGCAGCCCGCAGGCCCGAGACCTTGGCGTATCGCTCTTCGCTCTCCATCAGCGCCAGCAGGTTGACCGGAAGGCTCGGCCGCAGCACGAGCCTGTTCGTTTCCATGTTCATGCGAG is part of the Humisphaera borealis genome and encodes:
- a CDS encoding NAD-dependent epimerase/dehydratase family protein, with protein sequence MSQSFTLHSQPFPPGSADRLSVLVTGSAGNIGRAFCEHGTSTYALRLMIRPGKRDELGPKHAALGEVVEADLSDLPRLKDACRGIDTVIHLAGDPSPNATWDSLLPANIVGTYNVMAAAKSAGVRLVIYASSIHAVGGFGPTRQSHTAEPPNPGDLYGVSKCFGEALGRYLAEQEGMSVIALRIGAFQPASALENKDAANIADSWISPRDMNQMLDRCIAARHVRWGVFNVLSNNAFNRLDISDAREILGYAPVDDAFTIVPGLAAYDFAGKLMKHDLTDGFAKSGMRQDV
- a CDS encoding 6-pyruvoyl trahydropterin synthase family protein, with the translated sequence MRLQRDVMPFQIASVRKFCAAHALKLYDGSMEPVHGHNWRVQVRVSADKLDAIGVVMDFHELEHLIDQLVVPWHNRHLNECPPFTTELNPTAENVAFHIGRSLKLPSGVTLLSVEVWETDENSALFEL
- a CDS encoding GNAT family N-acetyltransferase; the encoded protein is MNMETNRLVLRPSLPVNLLALMESEERYAKVSGLRAAEGLRDFFVSEDVSQSYVDQLRESDGADPWQYGFAIILRDSNEAIGSVGFKGPPDANGTVEIAYGIVPVHQGQGYAGEAAEAAIGFAFANPKVRVIRAHTMPEHNASTSILAKCGFTQIGEIVDPEDGLVWRWERRRA
- the eno gene encoding phosphopyruvate hydratase, with product MPIIERIVAREILDSRGRPTVAVTCGLRGGAVASASVPSGASTGAAEALELRDGDPARYRGLGCRKAVANVDGPIAKAILGQMLPDQISLDTLLIDLDGTPNKSKLGANAILAVSLAFARACAAERKVPLYQHFADMIGQPLRTLPRPTINLFSGGKHAGGQMPIQDILLVPTAATIDQCLADTFAVFYAAADLTSSRYQTRPLRADEGGLAPPFASIDDALTDAVESIRRAKLEPGKDVGIALDVASSHFFDHGFYNVGVADPRTPQGAGAHGGVPAAQPVDSLGMIEIVRAWVRKFPIVSVEDALAEEDWGHWPALKDAIGKSSLVLGDDFLCTNPRRIRMATDGGCCSALLLKVNQIGTLTEAAEARRLAKDAGWMVTVSARSGETEDNWLADLAVAWGDQIKIGSITQSERLAKYNRLLEIEAETGLPVVKWPG